Proteins encoded within one genomic window of Plasmodium cynomolgi strain B DNA, chromosome 11, whole genome shotgun sequence:
- a CDS encoding hypothetical protein (putative), protein MNTKRRKREGGYHEEIYTYKNDEKYDEEFLDIDSNVLKVCEKKGGVLRQLNIFSPGGRSKKGTKREGRGRSGANRGTANRVTSNRVTANRVTTNIVNDIRFMDILLCGDKDSGKTTFLNCISCVESFKSGRTDGSGDTDVCQASIFLTRDDLQFINYEFGLGEGLRTDHFDYLKINFCEYGDDLFRKIRAYCEMCDYLGVGSDAASGAADGGSPCACGGGSGNGVYLAERTKGGAKRGTNWPRSYPKKDGANSSTVINIVEGALLRIKETKYISYFINLRRSFLLVKSTVRMYRILMGKRNRRRGEKIINIDVSEERKEDPSGRAFLYRALNTTKCTFKRANSNPRKSLFRKKKNLFITINEEHIMNTFDYLNIIKDLNNYDRKDVLFVASRAFDFEKLSKRFHIYFNLSHNLEIINFAFRRRNNHSKGNTNWSDSDGATLPLDDIYHLLKKCVIERWKACKRRAKTITKKCNQKSDIIFKYLSEKKLRLRGDRHKKERKLNNERKQQEVQNNIGGAKHAESNDPHWCDCTYGRENKKLEETRDLSFLLEERREVANFFKTFYDEYIYKNQNRIYFCFYHFYCPQGKEKQNCVKVSRLNIYKFVYVKQIEVIRKDNNLSHYNICVPSCVYVFTNLLKMNYRGTPFRSLREHKMASLLKYLFYAVIHYKLRKRSYDFYRRGKIGANHICYFTRGVIINSLVDLFESKRREGEVISHYGDSGKTKSERHKQKEALLPPLDRKHRRNRKILKDVLSLMDMDMYMQPFTIINSIKSDWEYFKKYMTRSGMCSYHSGATYVYPDVAFALVLNFKPLHRRGRHVAAVAVAEEEAEEAEAGEAAEAAEEADADIDADEANSETLGGNTIHFEPVSDENTKNKLRGRSILHFPFSHKLLKYFIENIPPRRDGKGSNSHILLQLLCNRFFRELKRLLMYYYTGEQIKRRTEITRIFILLNYVMDIYYLMAYENVCFYVAKHGDFVLTNDLHASHEFRGGNSIGGKRRVTFNLYPNCVLFNSAYFLWEEMKYGGKNGSMCRHLSYWKKDLFFSVSLEE, encoded by the exons atgaacacaaaaaggaggaagcgtGAAGGCGGTTATCATGAGGAAATATATACCtataaaaatgacgaaaagtATGACGAAGAATTTTTAGATATAGATAGTAACGTACTAAAGGTGtgcgagaaaaaagggggggtgcTTCGCCaactaaatatattttcccctggggggagaagcaaaaagggcaccaaaagggaagggagagggagaagcggcgCGAACAGGGGAACTGCGAACAGGGTAACCTCGAACAGGGTGACAGCGAACAGGGTAACTACGAACATTGTGAATGACATAAGGTTCATGGACATACTACTATGTGGGGATAAGGATAGCGGAAAGACCACCTTCTTGAATTGTATAAGCTGCGTGGAGAGCTTTAAATCGGGACGCACCGATGGTAGTGGCG acACGGATGTATGTCAagcttcaatttttttaactcgaGATGATTTGCAGTTTATTAATTACGAGTTCGGTTTAGGGGAAGGCTTAAGGACTGACCATTTTGACTACTTGAAGATAAACTTTTGTGAGTATGGCGATGATTTGTTTCGCAAAATAAGGGCGTACTGCGAGATGTGTGATTATCTAGGGGTGGGGAGCGACGCGGCGAGTGGGGCAGCGGACGGCGGCAGTCCGTGCGCgtgcggggggggaagcggaaaTGGGGTGTACCTGGCGGAGCGCACGAAGGGGGGAGCGAAGCGGGGAACGAACTGGCCCAGGAGCTATCCCAAGAAGGACGGAGCCAACTCCAGCACCGTCATCAATATCGTAGAAGGCGCGCTCCTACGAATTAAGGAAACAAAGTACATAAGTTATTTCATCAATTTGAGGAGGTCCTTCCTTTTGGTGAAGTCTACTGTGCGCATGTATAGAATTCTAATGGGGAAAAGGAACAGaaggagaggagaaaaaataatcaacaTTGACGTCAGCGAAGAGAGAAAGGAAGATCCCAGTGGTAGGGCATTTCTCTATAGGGCTCTGAATACAACTAAGTGTACATTTAAAAGGGCAAACTCCAACCCGCGTAAGTCACTTtttagaaagaaaaaaaatttattcatcaCGATAAATGAGGAACATATTATGAACACTTTTGACTATTTAAACATTATAAAAGATTTAAATAACTATGATAGGAAGGACGTCCTTTTTGTGGCTAGCCGAGCATTCGATTTTGAGAAGCTCAGCAAAAGGTtccacatatattttaatttgagTCACAATCTAGAGATCATCAATTTTGCTTTTAGGAGAAGGAATAATCACAGTAAAGGTAACACAAATTGGAGTGACAGTGATGGGGCTACTCTCCCCCTAGACGATATCTAccaccttttaaaaaaatgtgtcatTGAAAGGTGGAAAGCTTGTAAAAGAAGGGCAAAAACAATAACTAAAAAGTGCAACCAAAAAagtgatataatttttaagtaTCTTTCGGAAAAGAAATTACGACTCAGGGGGGATAGGCACAAGAAGGAACGTAAGCTCAATAATGAGAGGAAGCAGCAGGAGGTTCAAAATAATATCGGGGGTGCCAAACATGCAGAAAGTAATGACCCTCATTGGTGTGATTGTACTTATgggagggaaaacaaaaaattggaagagACGAGGgatctttcctttttattggAAGAAAGACGGGAGGTAGcgaacttttttaaaacattctATGACGAatacatttacaaaaacCAAAATcgaatatat TTTTGCTTCTACCATTTTTATTGCCCtcaagggaaagaaaaacaaaactgtGTGAAGGTCAGCAGGcttaatatatacaaatttgtttaCGTAAAACAGATTGAAGTGATTCGAAAGGACAACAACCTCTCCCATTACAATATCTGTGTCCCATCATGTGTATACGTTTTTACTAATTTGCTAAAGATGAATTATCGGGGTACTCCCTTTCGATCCCTACGGGAGCATAAAATGGCTTCCCTCCTCAAGTACCTTTTTTACGCTGTTATCCATTACAAACTGAGGAAAAGAAGCTACGATTTTTACAGGAGGGGTAAGATAGGGGCAAATCACATCTGCTACTTCACTCGTGGAGTTATAATTAACTCATTGGTCGATCTATTTGAAAGTAAGAGGCGAGAGGGGGAGGTAATTTCCCATTATGGTGATTCGGGCAAAACAAAATCAGAGAGGcataaacaaaaagaagcattGTTACCGCCACTCGATAGGAAGCATcgaaggaacagaaaaattttaaaagatgtGCTTAGCCTCATGGACATGGATATGTATATGCAACCGTTCACCATTATAAATAGCATAAAGTCGGACtgggaatattttaaaaagtatatgACCCGGTCAGGCATGTGTTCGTACCACAGCGGGGCTACTTACGTATACCCTGACGTGGCCTTCGCGCTTGTGCTAAATTTTAAGCCGCTTCACCGGCGCGGACGCCATGTAGCGGCGGTAGCGGTAGCAGAAGAAGAGgcggaagaagcagaagcaggagAAGCCGCAGAAGCAGCGGAAGAAGCAGACGCAGACATAGACGCGGATGAAGCCAACTCAGAAACACTCGGGGGAAACACCATCCACTTCGAGCCAGTAAGCGATGAGAACACTAAAAATAAGCTGAGGGGGAGGTCCATTCTgcactttcccttttcacaCAAGCTGCTAAAGTACTTCATTGAAAACATTCCCCCGAGGAGGGATGGCAAAGGGAGCAATTCTCACATCTTACTACAGCTATTATGTAATCGCTTCTTCAGAGAGCTAAAAAGGCTGTTAATGTACTACTACACAGGTGAACAGATAAAACGTAGAACAGAAATTACgcgcatttttattttattaaattatgtCATGGATATTTATTACCTCATGGCGTACGAGAATGTGTGCTTTTACGTGGCTAAGCATGGAGACTTTGTCCTCACCAACGATTTACACGCTTCGCACGAATTCAGGGGAGGTAATTCTattggggggaaaagaagagtCACCTTTAACCTGTACCCAAATTGTGTACTGTTTAATTCAGCCTACTTTCTGTGggaagaaatgaaatatgGGGGGAAGAATGGCTCCATGTGTAGGCACCTTTCGTATTGGAAGAaggatttgtttttttcagtAAGTTTGGAGGAGTAA
- a CDS encoding hypothetical protein (putative): protein MLLGEPKQGSVSHPPKGDSLNSREEGHKKRNEIINDIFQLELKDILKDVSSEKKINNTIDFVNDKINTLNNFINDIAKEKYEYFYKYIDQMSNARKLKKWNSDDLEDVSRKYKTSYELLREKKNKVLSLIIEKRCLIEIEKVLKLYQVIHVEIKKLCDEMKENNILGVFPTDVIDLSVSKGEPFDVHDLRQSTLHRSGKDRKYPNLLTTPDFDTLESYLKRISSIKRFISQHSVQNICIVALEEKKIKAYEDSIISLFVQYLSADFFKDENHERKVKHCLNAFKNVHAEKECLKKIINNKIEEANVHILKIKNGGKNGKTYLYAILQNCKNGIDQMNYLNEIIKENYNMEEEIRMEKWKGEKKTGDNNNSDFNTWDKDTHKCNTVHVYTEFYLPYVNLLIRNKINQLVMKEDMLFVLNLIGEFVHIVQKKVDMKGHEKKDVLLNLFSREYEEITFTSMNKLINLVELLFQKGNIRSSMEYENYYNFPTIFDIKNYVQAFFKELFTHVYYPHIFRKITVSCNNSLLLLSNNLNNLKQNVNVLIEMDMQNKFVTIDYVPKKLKYNLELFLISRQLLRYLICCLAKLKRKIVRIKMDTYRGRSFRYGEGASFEAPGEVNLFADSLVSLEVDDPRVGNYPPKRDSSGKDLITLCFDESVEEFFNSQDHLNNYFGDVVLSPDDGVNDDFIEWENHGEKKEKTKKKHAEMNMSFERKDHKEESGISCRADQLNGSCPNGTEQMSKCAEKNVATFQISLFSDAKLNSFQLNDSYNISDDDGNYEITPFFIKQKENRKKENYFDLIELEKGLCELNNVVNSCIYECFEPFEKKSIWYFKNNYSALGTPDVFSLFDQLCVYFNEKIVQCVPTYECTQMIKNLINRTLIYLIALSCYYLISGMDVYLFRYYESLQKVANGATEASLHFGYKLCTLFKKSVDMKAGREAYEDVPSFFLPVTFVIFHGGRAIADSLGITEDKFINLLIDHLRNPVQAMDGKGSNSSSHNLNFVVNKFAKSMLKKKMNNLEGPQLEAAM from the exons atgCTACTGGGGGAGCCGAAACAGGGCAGTGTGTCCCACCCCCCAAAGGGGGACTCCCTAAACAGCAGAGAAGaagggcataaaaaaaggaacgaaatcATCAACGATATTTTCCAGCTAGAACTGAAAGACATCCTAAAAGATGTTtctagtgaaaaaaaaataaacaacacTATCGATTTtgtaaatgataaaataaacacactAAACAATTTTATCAACGATATAGCTAAGGAGAAGTATGAGTacttttacaaatatattgaCCAAATGAGTAATGcgaggaaattaaaaaaatggaactctGACGATTTAGAGGATGTATCgaggaaatataaaacaaGTTACGAATTGctgagggagaaaaagaacaaagttCTGTCTTTAATTATCGAGAAAAGGTGTTTAATCGAAATTGAGaaagttttaaaattataccAAGTTATCCAtgtggagataaaaaaactgTGTGATGAAATGAAAGAGAACAACATTTTGGGTGTCTTTCCAACGGATGTAATTGACCTGAGTGTCTCCAAGGGAGAACCATTCGATGTACATGACCTGCGTCAAAGTACCCTCCATAGGAGTGGCAAGGATAGGAAGTACCCCAATCTACTGACCACCCCTGACTTTGATACCCTGGAGAGTTATTTAAAACGGATAAGCAGTATAAAACGGTTCATTTCCCAGCATAGTgtgcaaaatatatgcattgTAGCgctagaggaaaaaaagattaaGGCGTATGAGGATAGCATAATAAGTTTGTTCGTGCAGTATTTATCGGccgatttttttaaggacGAGAATCATGAGAGAAAAGTAAAGCATTGTTTAaatgcttttaaaaatgtacatgccGAAAAGgagtgtttaaaaaaaataataaacaacaaaattgAGGAAGCCAATGtccacattttgaaaataaaaaatgggggaaaaaacggaaaaacatatttatacgcAATTCTAcagaattgtaaaaatggtatCGATCAGATGAACTACTTGAATGAAATTATTAAGGAGAATTACAacatggaggaagaaattcggatggaaaaatggaaaggggaaaaaaaaacaggtgATAATAACAACAGTGATTTCAATACATGGGATAAGGACACACACAAATGCAACACTGTACATGTGTACACAGAATTTTATCTGCCCTATGTTAACTTACTAataagaaacaaaataaaccaGCTGGTGATGAAGGAAGACATGCTATTTGTCCTAAATTTAATAGGAGAATTTGTGCACATTGTCCAGAAGAAGGTCGATATGAAAggacacgaaaaaaaagatgtccttttaaatttgttcagTAGAGAATACGAAGAAATAACTTTCACTTCGATGAACAAACTGATCAACCTAGTGGAACTTCTATTCCAGAAAGGAAATATAAGAAGTTCCATGGAGTACGAAAATTATTACAACTTCCCCACCATTtttgatattaaaaattatgtacaggcattttttaaagaactTTTTACGCACGTTTATTATCCAcacatttttcgaaaaattacCGTCTCTTGCAATAattctctccttctcctcagTAACAATTTAAATAACTTAAAGCAAAATGTTAATGTGCTGATCGAAATggatatgcaaaataaatttgtaaCGATCGATTATGTTCCGAAAAAGTTGAAATACAATTTGGAGCTTTTTCTTATTAGCAGACAGCTTCTGCGATACTTAATTTGTTGTTTGGCCAaattgaagagaaaaattgtgcggataaaaatggatactTATCGGGGGAGGAGCTTCCGTTATGGGGAGGGAGCGTCGTTTGAAGCGCCTGGTGAGGTGAACCTTTTTGCGGACAGTTTGGTATCGCTAGAGGTTGATGACCCCCGGGTGGGGAACTACCCCCCAAAGAGGGACTCCTCAGGGAAGGATTTAATCACCCTCTGCTTTGACGAATCAGTTGAGGAATTTTTCAACTCACAAGAccatttaaataattatttcggAGATGTTGTGCTATCCCCTGATGATGGCGTAAATGACGATTTTATCGAGTGGGAAAATCacggagagaaaaaagaaaagacgaaaaaaaaacacgcagAAATGAACATGTCGTTTGAAAGGAAGGACCATAAGGAGGAAAGCGGCATATCGTGTAGAGCAGATCAACTCAATGGCTCCTGTCCAAATGGGACCGAACAAATGAGCAAGTGCGCTGAAAAAAACGTGGCGACTTTCCAAATTAGCCTCTTCAGTGATGCGAAACTTAACTCGTTTCAATTGAACGATTCGTATAACATTAGTGATGATGACGGGAATTACGAAATTACGCCCTTTTTCATTAAGCAGAaggaaaacagaaaaaaagaaaattatttcgatTTAATCGAATTAGAAAAAGGATTATGTGAGCTGAACAATGTTGTTAATTCGTGTATTTACGAATGCTTTGAGccatttgagaaaaaatctaTTTGgtactttaaaaataattatagcGCCCTGGGTACACCTGATGTGTTTTCCCTCTTCGACCAGTTATGCGTTtattttaacgaaaaaatagTTCAGTGTGTACCGACATACGAGTGCACGCAGATGATAAAAAACCTGATTAACCGGACGCTCATTTATTTAATCGCTCTATCGTGTTACTACTTAATTAGCGGAATGGATGTGTACCTATTTAGGTACTACGAATCACTACAGAAAGTTGCAAATGGCGCAACGGAGGCTTCCCTGCATTTCGGTTACAAGTTGTGCACGCTTTTTAAGAAGTCGGTTGATATGAAGGCCGGACGGGAGGCTTACGAAGACGTGCCGTCGTTTTTCCTGCCCGTGACGTTCGTGATTTTTCACGGGGGGAGGGCCATCGCGGACAGCTTGG GTATCACCGAGGATAAATTCATCAACCTGCTGATTGACCACTTGAGGAATCCGGTGCAGGCAATGGATGGGAAGGGAAGTAACAGCAGCAGTCACAACTTAAACTTCGTGGTTAACAAATTTGCCAAAAgtatgctaaaaaaaaaaatgaacaatctGGAGGGACCGCAACTAGAGGCGGCGATGTAG
- a CDS encoding bifunctional polynucleotide phosphatase/kinase (putative), whose product MQNNKAQIDEIIYVGDNANRIYDDHFKTKFINHLKCVYSQNKVNINIGEIAKRLKKDYTDTDLKFALNINATFYTPEELFLNIKNNLSAEFPFNPCSLLKNVDNKPNEQDAQNFVNINLEELKTKNKHIDMIRQTITSGKNVIMDNANMYVKNRLIYITEAKKINPNLRVSAIFFQYSKELVFHLNNFKMITDEENIMHEVPTIAIHSFYKYVQVPSESENFDRVVTLHDEHFVPSDLQNEERRKLFFSYLY is encoded by the exons atgcaaaataataaagcCCAAATTGATGAAATCATTTATGTAGGGGATAATGCCAACCGAATTTATGATGACCATTTCAagacaaaatttattaatcaCCTCAAGTGTGTGTATTCTCAAAATAAGGTGAATATCAATATAGGCGAAATTGCAAAGAGGTTGAAAAAGGACTACACAGACACAGATTTGAAGTTTGCCCTGAATATAAATGCCACATTTTACACCCCCGAGGAGCTGTTcctgaacataaaaaataatttatcagCCGAGTTTCCCTTCAACCCGTGTAGCTTGCTCAAAAATGTAGATAACAAACCAAATGAGCAGGACGCTCAAA ATTTTGTTAACATAAATTTAGAGGAactgaaaacaaaaaataaacatatagaTATGATCAGACAAACTATTACAAGCGGGAAAAATGTCATAATGGACAACGCAAATATGTACGTAAAAAACAGGCTAATTTATATCACGgaggccaaaaaaataaatcccaACTTAAGGGTTAGCGCCATTTTCTTTCAATACTCCAAAGAGTTGGTTTTTCACTTGAACAACTTCAAAATGATTACTGatgaggaaaatataatGCACGAAGTTCCGACCATTGCCATTCACTccttttataaatatgtgcaaGTTCCCTCCGAAAGTGAAAACTTCGACCGAGTCGTAACTCTGCATGATGAGCACTTTGTGCCATCCGATTTGCAGAACGAGGAGCGCcgaaagttatttttttcgtacttGTACTAA